TCTGTCTCGGCATTGGAACATATAAAATGATTGAAGTACAAAAAACAAACAATGAAGTGAAAACAGGAAACACTTGGCTCATTTATGCCCTTTTATCCGCTTTATTAGCCAGTTTGACTGCGATTTTAGGGAAAATAGGGATTTCAGGTATTGAATCAAATTTAGGAACAGCAATCCGTACTCTGGTTGTTCTTGTCATGGCATGGGGAATTGTTTTTGTTCAAAATAAACACCATGAAATGAAGTCAATCGATAAAAAGAGTTGGATATTCATCATTCTTTCCGGCTTTGCAACGGGGTTGTCATGGATGTGTTATTACAGAGCACTACAAGATGGTCCCGCAAGCATTGTTGTACCTATTGATAAGTTAAGTATTCTCGTGACAGTGTTCTTTGGTCATTTTGCGTTCAAAGAAACATTGGATAAAGCACAAAGGATTGGCTTGGTATTAATTGTAGTCGGAACTTTAAGCTTGCTTATCTAGGTGAGTATTTAAAAAAATACATTGTCTTAAATTTTACCAAAGTAGGTTAAAAAAGTGTTCGTAAATCTAAGTCATTTATCATAAGAATGTTGATTTTAAATTGAGGAAAAAAACAGCATCTTTGAAAATGTTGTTTGTCTTAAGGAAACCTTTAGCACGATTGGTTTATATTTGTAATAGCATAACTATAAATCGAGTAATGTTTGCAAAAGTACGCGCTTTTATGTATAATTAGGGGCGTACAAATCGTTGATAAGAACAAGTAATTGGTCCCTAATTATTAAAGAGAATGGGAGTTTGGTGAGATCCCTGTAAGCTAGGTCCGATGAATTCATCTTAGAGAGAAGCTAATCCCTTCCGTATACCTGCGTTAAAGGTTTAAAGTTGTGTATAGTTTATACAAATCAGGATGGTACCGCGCATGACGTTCCTGGACTGCGTGGTTTTTTTATTTTCATAAGGAGGAAATATGGAACTTAAAGAGATTTTAAGTGTTGGCCTTGAAGCAATAAAAAATGCTCAAGATCTTGATGCTTTAAATGAGGTTAGAATCAAATTCCTTAGTAAAAAAGGACTTGTTTCGAGTGCAATGAAATCAATGAAAGACTTATCAGCAGAAGAACGACCTGCATTTGGGCAACTCGTAAATCAACTGAAGCAAGAACTGGAGCATGCACTCAGTGAAACACAAGCTCAGCTTGAATCTATCAAATTGAACCAAGATATGATTGCAGAATCAATAGATATTACTATGCCAGGTCATAACTGGGCAATTGGAAATCAAAACCCTCTTGTAGGGATTCAAAGACAAGTTGAAGATATCTTTAGAGAAATGGGTTACTCAGTAGTTGAAGGGGATGAGGTTGAACTTGACTTGTATAACTTTGAACGCGCAAACATTCCTCAAGATCACCCAGCTCGTGAAATGCAAGATACATTTTACATTGATCCAAACACGTTGTTAAGATCACATACAACCGCAGTACAAACACGCGCTTTGGAAGAGTATGCACCAAATATACCTGTTAAAGTAATTTGCCCAGGTAAGGTGTACCGTCGTGATGAAGATGATGCAACACACTCCCACCAATTTGTTCAATGTGAAGGGCTTGTCGTAGGGCATGGTGTTACACTTGCTGATTTAAAAGGAACATTATCACTACTTGCAAAACGAATCTTTGGAGAAACACGTACGATTCGGTTTAGACCATCATATTTCCAATTTACTGAACCAAGTGTCGAAGTGGATGTATCGTGTCCATTTTGCGACTCTAAAGGGTGTTCAATCTGTAAACAAACAGGATATATCGAAATACTTGGAGCAGGTATGGTTCACCCAGCAGTCTTTAAAGCAGCTGGTTATGACGATGAATCACTCTCTGGATTTGCATTTGGAATTGGTGTAGAACGTATAGCTATGTTGAAATATGGTATCACAGATATTCGTTCGTTCTATACCAATGATAAACGATTCATTGATCAATTTAAGCGATTTGAGTAGGAGGAAACCATGTTAATTAGTCGAAAATTATTAGATCGTTATGTAGATTTAGAAGGCATTCCTACACTTGAAATTGCGGATGCATTAACAAATGCAGGGCTTGAAGTTGAAGGAATCTCACAATTGGTAAAAGGAACAAACCTCACAGTAGGGTATGTAGAGACGTGTGTAGATCATCCAGATAGTGACCATTTACACGTATGCACTGTAAATGTTGGTAAGGAGGTTCTTCAAATTGTTTGTGGAGCACCTAATGTAGCTCAAGGACAAACAGTTATTGTTGCGCTTCCAGGAGCAGTTTTACCAGGGATCACAATCAAGAAATCATCAGTTCGTGGTGTTGAATCAAATGGAATGATTTGTTCACTTCAAGAATTGGGTGTTCATGAAAAATTTGTTGAAGAACGATTCAAAGATGGAATTGTGGCACTTGATAAGGGTGAACCTGGGAGTGATCCACGGGTTGCTTTGGGTTTAGATGATGAAATCATTGATGTAAGCCAAACACCAAATCGCTCAGATTTCTTGTCGTTATTCGCAGTTGCTCATGAAGTATCCGCGCTTATGAATCGTAAACTTACTTTACCAAACTACGAAAACGCAGCTTCTGTGGGTTCAAAAACAGAACTAACAATCCACTCAGACACTCCAGATTGCAATCTATTTATTGGTAAAGTAATTAATAAAGTCACCATCAAAGATTCACCAGATTGGATCAAACATGCATTAATAGGCAGTGGTGTAAAACCAATTAACAACGTTGTTGATATTTCAAATTTGGTCATGTTAGAAACAGGACAACCACTACACTTTTATGATCGTTCATTTTTGAATCCATTATCACTCAGTGTATCCAGTTCAATTAGTAAGACTGTCACTGCACTTGATGATAAAGAGTATGCACTTGAATTAGGTGACCTTGTCATCATGAATGGTGAGACACCAGTTGGAATCGCAGGTATCATGGGGTTGGGAAATTCTATGATTCAACATGATACACAAGGAATCGTAATTGAAGCAGCACGCTTTAATCGTGTCAAAGTTCGTAAAACTGCAAATCGCTTTACATTGAATACAGAATCTTCATCACGATTCTCAAAACCGATGGATGATCTAAGTGCTCAAAAAGCTGTTGATCGCTCAGTGCAACTGCTCATTGACTATGCGGACGCTGAATTAATCGAAGAAACAGTGGTATTTGGTAATACAGAGTACACGCCAATCAAAGTATCGGTTTCATATAATAAGATTAATGCATACCTAGGTACCAATCTCTCAATGGATGTTGTATTTAATGTGTTTGAACGCCTCTATTTCGAACCCGTAGTAGACGAAGATACAATTACATGTACCATTCCTTCATATCGCCAAGATATATTCGCAGATGTGGATTTAATTGAAGAAGTCATCCGTGTTGTCGGATATGACGTACTTGGTGAAACACTTCCACTCCTTGATTTAACAATGGGATCTTTAACACCACGTCAAACAACAATTCGCTCAATTGAGAAGATTTTACTTGGTCTTGGTGCAGATCAAATCAATACGTATACCTTGGTTGAAGAAGCATGGACTCAAGGTGGCGAGTCGCTTGAAAATCCAATTCCATTGATGAGTCCAATCAGCGACAAACGCACACATTTAAGAACACAATTAGCACCTTCAGTGCTTGATACGATTGCTTATAATGTATCACGTCGCCAGGATAATCTCTTGTTCTTTGAACACTCAAAAATATATGGAAATAGTACATCGTATGAAAAACTTGCCATCGTTGGAACAGGAACATTGAATAAGGTGAATTGGCTCAAAGAAACAGTAACATTAGATTTCTTTGCGCTTAAGGGATTATTCTTATCACTTGTTGAACAACTTGGATTCCAACCTCGTCGTTTTACTTTTGAGACAAAGGACTTTGATGAGACCTTGTTCCATCCATACCAAAGTGCTTCAATTTATTTTGACCGTAAACGCATTGGTGTTCTTGGAACCATTCATCCATTAAAAGAAAAAGAGTTGGGCATTAAAAAAACGACCTTATTAGAGATATATCTTGATCTACTGTTTGCTTCAAAGAAAACAGCAATTAAAGCATCTGATGTTCGCGTGCATCCAACTGTTACACGTGACTTAGCACTTTTATGTGATAAAGAAGTCACAGCACAAGCGCTTATTCAAACAATTGAAAAAGCATCACGTCGACTCTTGCTTGATGTGAATGTATTTGACTTGTTTACATCAGAGAAACTGGGTGATCAGAAATCGCTAGCTATAGAGCTAGTACTCGGTTCAGATCACACTTTAAGTGAGACAGAGATCCAAACTGTTATGAAAGACATTCAAGACAAACTGGTATCAAACCATAACGTCAGCATTCGATAGGAGGAACACATGGGAAGAGCATTTGAAGTAAGAAAAGCCTCAATGGCAAAAACATCAGCAGCAAAAGCAAAAGTTTATTCAAAATTTGGTAAAGAAATATATATGGAAGCCAAAAATGGTGTTCCTGATCCTGAAATGAACTTAAGCCTAAAACGCATTATTGATCGTGCACGTCAACAACAAGTCCCCGCAGATGTTATTAATCGTGCGATTGACAAAGCCAAAGGGAATGATGAGGCAGATTATCATTCAGTACGTTATGAAGGATTTGGTCCAAATGGGTCAACGTTCATTGTGGAATGTTTAACAGACAATGATAATCGTTCTGTAAGTGAAGTGCGAAATGCATTTACTAAATCCAAAGGTAAAATGGGTGTGAGTGGTTCTGTAATTCATGGATACGATCATGTTGGACTTATTGGTATTAGTGAAACAGATGAAGAAAAAGTGTTAGATATTCTTTTTGAAGCAGAAGTTGATTTAAAAGATTTAGAAGTTGAAGATGGAAGCATGTCAATTATTGTTGAACCAACTGATCTGTACAAAACAAAAGACGCACTTGAAGCAGCATTAAGCATTGAATGTGAAGTTGTGGAAATTACGTACCTTCCACACGAAGAAGTAAGTTTAGATTCAGATGATGATAAGATGCTCTTTGAACGCTTAACAAATATGCTTGATGAGTGTGAGGATGTCCAAGATGTTTATCACAATGTAAAAACTAGCGATGCATAATTTACATTTTTATAAAATACGTTGATATAATTGTCTTATCACAAAGGAGGCAAATTTATGTCGAACATCTTTGATAAAGTTAAGGAATCACTCTTTGGTTCTGGTGAAAAGGCTAAAGATGTGGTTGAAGACGGATTTGACAAAGCTAAAGATACAGTTGAAGATTTAGGGGATAAAGCAAAAGATGTTGCATCTGATTTAAAAGATAAAGCAGAAGACGTCGTTGATGACCTTAAAGACAAAGCTGAAGGCCTAAAAGATAAGGCTGAAGATTTCGCAGAAGATGTAAAAGATAAAGTAGAAGATCGGTTAAAATAACAGATTTTTACCTGAGTCTATGAAAGTGGTTCTTAAAAGAACCACTTTTTTATTTATATATCCTATCAATAATATCAATACAAATATGCATGGAACGTGACGAAAAGAGACATTTTAAAGGTCCATTCTTAATCACAAACAAAATTCTATATTTAATTAAAGATTCTTAAAAAAACAGTATTAAATGCCACGTTGACTAACTTAATTAGAGTTTGCTATATTAGCAATGTAAGCGCTTAGTATTAGATTTCTATTTTTTTTGATGCGTTACTTAAACGTTTAAGTAATTTTATGGAGGAGGAAACAATGAAAATTCCAACACCGCATATCGGTGCAAAAAGTGTTGATGAAGTTGCTAAAACTGTACTCATGCCCGGTGATCCTTTACGTGCAAAGTATATTGCAGAAACCTACTTAACTGATGTTACTTGTTTTAATGAAGTAAGAGGCATGTTAGGCTATACCGGTTATTATAATGGTAAACGGGTTTCAGTTATGGGATCGGGTATGGGAATTCCATCAGCAAATATTTATTATTACGAACTTTTCAGTTTTTATGACGTTGAATCAATTATTCGTATTGGTACTGCGGGAGGCATGCAAGATTATATCGGACTTCGTGACGTTGTGATTGCTACTGCGGCAAATACGAGCAGTAGTATTGTCAAAGGAAAATTCGAAGAAATTAATTTTGCTCCAACACCTGACTTTGGATTACTCATAAAAGCAGTTGAAATTGCAAAAGATATGGGAGTGTCATATCATGTTGGCACTGTTTTATCAGGTGATGAATTTTATGGGGAACTGAAGAAGGAAACCAGAGATAAGTTAATACAATACGGTACATTGGCAGGGGAAATGGAATCTGCAGGGTTATATATGACAGCAAGAAGACTCAATAAAAAAGCACTTGCGCTGTTCACGATTAGTGATAATGCTGATTCTGCTGAATCTTCTAAAGACCGAGAAACATCGTATACGCAAATGATGGAGATTGCACTAAAGGTCGCAACTCAAGAGGAGAAATAAATGAAAAATATTCGTAAGTTCATCGTTTTATTACTCGTACTTATTACTTTTACTGCGTGTGGTAATAGTGATAATGGGAATAACGAAATACCAAAAGTTGCATTATTAATTGGAAACAGAGGCGATATGTCATTTAACGATAGCGCTGTACGTGGTGTTGAAAAAGCCGGTAAAGATTTTGAAGTTGATGTTAAAGTCATCGAATATGGACATGAAACTGATAAGTTTGAAACGACATTTGTTGATACTGCTGAAACTGGATATGACGTGATTATTACAGGGTCATCCTTTGTAGATTATATCGAAAATCATTCAGCTACGTATCCAAATACAACATTCATTATTTTTGATGGTGAAGTTGATTATACAAATGGTAAAAACAAGAATGTTAACAGCATTATTTATAGTGCGAATGAAGCATCCTATGTTGGTGGGTACTTATCTGCGAAATTAAGCGAAACTGGTGTTATTGGGTTCTTAGGTGGACAAGAGGCACCAATCATCAATGACTTCTTAGTAGGCTTTATACAAGGTGCTAAAGAAGCAAATCCAAATGTAAAAGTGGCTGTTTCTTTTGTAGGTAACTATAATGACTCCTCTAAAGGAAAAGAACTTTCACTTGCAATGCATAATCAAAAAGCTGACATGATCTTCAATGTTGCTGGTGGTGCAGGTGTAGGACTTATTGAAGCTGCGGACGAAAGTAAATTCTATGTATTGGGTGTAGATTCTGATCAAGCGATGATCTATGATGCATCGGGTAAGCTTAACTTTGCGAAAGTTATTCCAACTTCTGTTATGAAAAATGTGGATGAATCACTGTATCGCGCGATTGATCTATATTTGAAGAAAGAACTTAACATTGGTGGAAAAGACACATTAGGACTTAAAGAAAATGGTGTTGGAATTGCCGAAAACAAATACTATGAAGAAATGGTATCACAAGAGTTAAGAGATGAAGTAAAAGCACTACTTGGTAGAATTACAAGTGGGGAAATTAAAGTAGACACTGCATACGGAAAGACTACCGATGAAATCACAACGATTCGAGATTCCGTAAGACCGTAATCAAGATCAAGCGCAGTTTAAAAAAGAGCTGCGCTTTACTTTAAATTGGAGGGTAATTATGAGTGATGAAATTCTAAAAATGGAAGGTATAACAAAAGTATATCCCAATGGCGTTGTTGCAAATCAAGACGTTAATTTCTCAGCCCATCGCGGTGAAATTCATGCATTGATGGGTGAAAATGGTGCAGGTAAATCAACACTGATGAAAATCTTGTTTGGCATGGAATCTCATGAAGCTGGACAAATTTATTTAAACAATCAACCTGTTAACATTGATTCACCGCTAAAAGCAATTGAACTAGGAATTGGGATGGTTCATCAACACTTTATGCTTGTTGATCATTTAAGTGTGCTTGAAAATATCGTGCTCGGTATGGAACCAAGGAAGGGAATCCGAATTGATTGGGATAAAGCGCGTTCAATCGTTGAAGAAGCATCAAAAAAATATAACTTTAACATTAAACCAGACCAACTTATTGTTGATTTAAATGTAAGTCAAAAACAAAAAGTTGAAATCCTAAAAGTCTTAATTAGAGGCGCAAATGTTCTAATCATGGATGAGCCTACTGCGGTATTAACACCTCAAGAAACTGAAGAACTGTTTGCACAATTGATTGAACTTAAAAAATCAGGTCATACAATTTTATTCATCTCTCATAAGCTCAAAGAGATTAAAGAAATTTGTGATCGAATTACTATTATGAGATCTGGAAAAGAAGTTGGTGTCTATCATGTTAAGGATGTTACGACCTCAGACATCTCTCGATTAATGATTGGACGCGATGTCATCAACGCCATAAACAAGCCTGAGGCAAAACGTGGGTATACGACATTAGATGTTAAGAACCTAAAGGTAGTGAGTATCGATCAAAAAATTGTTGTGAATGATGTATCCTTTTGCGTAAAAAAAGGTGAAATCTTGGGAATTGCTGCGATTGAAGGGAATGGACAACGCGAATTGATTGATGCAATCACAGGACTGGGTGGTTATGATTCAGGTGATATTTATATTGAAAATAAAGAATGTGCAAATAATAATCCCACATTAGATCGTCGTAAACGGGGCCTTGTACACATTCCAGAAGATCGCTTTACATTTGGCGTTATGGCAGATGAAAGCATTCGAGACAACCTTATTTCAAATCGATATAACTTAAAAGAATACAACAGTGGCTTATCTTTGAATATGAAAAAGATAAATGCTTTAACCAGTGATTTAATCAAGGAATTTGAAATAAAAACAGACAGTCCTCTATCACCAGTACGGATGTTGTCGGGGGGGAACATTCAAAAAGTTGTTGCTGCGCGTGAAATGAGTGTTGACATGTCAATTCTTGTTGCAGACCAGCCAACGCGTGGTATTGATGTAGGAACTGCATCCTTTATCCATAACAGTATCGTGAAACTTCGTGATTCAGGCGTAGCTGTGTTACTGTCTTCTGCAGACATTAATGAAGTGCTAGAGCTCTCAGACTCACTCATCGTCATGTATAACGGGGAAATCACAGGGTACTTTAAAAATGCCCAAAATGTCTCAGAAGAAGAGTTGGGATTATATATGTTAGGACTTAAGGTTATGAAGAAAGAAGAAATCGAGGGGGAAATGTATGGCTAAAGAGAAGACAAACAAATCAAAAGTGTTAAAACTTGAAGCACTCTTTGAAGTTCTTCGAACATTAGTAGCAATTGGATTATCCATGCTCCTAATCATTATCATTGTTGCGATTGTAAGTGACAATCCATTAGAAGCAATCAAAAACCTATTGCTTGGACCATTATCTTCATTTAGAAGATTTGGAAATGTTGTTGAGTTAATGATTCCATTAACCTTCACAGGGTTGGCAATATCCATCGTATTAAAGTCAAAACGCTTTAATTTAGTATCAGACAGTGCCTTCTTTTTAGGAGGGATGGTAGCGACTATTATTGGTATATTCAGTCCGCTTCCAGCAATTCCAACCCTCATTTTAGCACTCATTGCTGCGTTTCTTGCAGGAGGATTAGTGGGAAGTGTACCTGCACTCTTAAATAGTAAATTTGGTTCAAACGAACTTGTAACATCGTTAATGCTAAATTACGTTGTCTCATTTTTTGTTAAGTATTTATTTAACTATAAAGTACGAGATACCAGTAAACAAGCGATGCAATCCTTACCGCTGAAACCAGGTGTAGACTTACCCATCATCATTCCAGGAACACGGATTCACGTGGGGATTATTATACTCATTGCATTAGTGCTTATTTCAGGGTTTGTAATTTATCGAACACGGTGGGGTTATGCACTAAGAGCGACAGGTTCCAATGAAAACTTTGCACGTTATAGCGGTATGAAGATTGGTTCAATCGTAGTATTAGCTCAAGTAGTCGGAACAGGGATTGCTGGATTAGGTGGTGCTGTTGAGTTAATTGGTATTCACAAGACATTCAAGTGGCTTGAGTCACCAGGATATGGGTTTGATGGCGTTATTATTTCTACCTTAGCGCGCGGCAATCCATACAACGTTCCATTAGCAGCATTCTTCTTAGCATACGTACGTGTTGGTGCGGATATCTTGAATCGTTCTTCGGATTTACCAGCAGAAATTATTTCCGTAGTACAAGCTTCAATTATTCTATTGATTGCAGCGCAAGCATTCCTTGCTAAATTCAAACACCGCTTAATTGTTAAACGTACCGGTGCACTTGAAACTCAAGAAGGAGGTCAACACTAATATGAAAATGTTAATCGACATTATTTTTACAGAACAATTCTTCTCAGGGGTTTTACGTTTAATGACTCCAATTATATTTGCTTCACTCGCTGCATTGATGTCAAAACGTGCGGGAATCACAAATATGGCAATTGAAGGAACAATGCTCTTTGCAGCACTCTTTGCTGTTATTGGATCGGCATTAACCCAAAGTGTTATCGTCGGTGTGCTCAGCGCAATCGCAGTTGCAGTGGTCATTTCGATGACACTTGCATATTTTAAAATCAATATGAAAACAGATGAACTACTCGTCGCCATTGCACTTAATTTGCTCGCAACAGGGGCAACAATCTTTGTACTATATCTTGTCTCAGGCGAACGCGGAACTTCAGCTGCACTGGATAGTTTGGTTGTACCACGACTCATTATTCCAGGTCTTATGGAGATTCCAATCCTTGGGAATATGATCCTTGGACACAATATTCTTGTTTATGTGGCATTGTTATCGGTTGCGGTTGTCAATTACATTCTCTTTAAAACACCATTAGGACTTAGAATCCGTGCTGTTGGAGGGAATCCTGATGCAGCGGTATCTGTAGGGGTATCTGTAGTTAAAACACAATACATTGCTTTAATTATTAGTGGTCTCTTCTCAGGTCTTGGCGGAGCATTTATGTCCATGGGATATATGACCGTATTTACACGAAATATGACAGCAGGTCGTGGTTATATCGGACTTGCTGCTGCAAACATTGGGAACCAATCACCGGTCGGAGCGCTTCTTGCTTCGTTGTTATTTGGTATCTTTGATGCACTGGGTAATAATATGCAGACGCTTAAAATTCCCGTTGAATTCATCTACATGATTCCTTATGTAGCAACCATCGTCGCCTATTCAATCGCATCCTATCGTGTGAAGACAGAAAAAGAACGTATTGCGAAAAAACTTCTCAAACTTGATGAGGGTTCGACCAATACATGAAACAATTAATCCTAAAAAACAAAAGTGCACTTATGGTAACCTATGGGTGCATGCTGTTTGAAGGCGCGATTAATGTACTTATGGTTGCAACAATGTCAATGCTACAAGATCATTTTGAAATGAGTGCTGCTTCAATCAGCACTCTGATCACTATAAAAAGCATTGGAACCGTTGCAACCATCTACTTCAGTGGGTCACTCTCAGATCTCATTGGTAGAAAAAACATCATATGCTTAGGTTCCGTATTCTTCATGGTGTTTCTTATTGGATTAATATCGACCCAAAACTTCTATATGGCCATGTTCTTTGCGCTCATCGGAGGCATTGCACATGGACTGATGGATTCACCTGCAATCTCGATGTTGATTGATATCTTTGGGAGAGACAGTGGGCCAGCAATGAGTTTTGTTCAAGTGTTTTTTGCTTCAGGAAGTGCCATCACTTCCACACTTACAAGTCTTATCATTAAAAAGAACATGAATTGGAAACTCATTTACGCCTTATATGCCATCGTTGGAATTGTTGTGATTGCAATTGTTCTCACTGCACGCTATCCGAAACGATACAAAGGCGAACCCATTGATGCAAATGAATCTGCAAAAAGAGAGCCATCCTTTATGAGAGAGGGACTCCTATTAGCATGTACAACATTTTTGCTTTCATCTTCAAGCGCAGTTATTAATACGTGGTTACCCACCTTTGCAAACCAAGAAAAAAACATGACATTGATAAGTAGTGTTGAGCTATTAGCCAAACTTCAATTTGGAAATATTGTAGGGGCACTTCTTTTTGCTTATATCTTAACGAAAGTGCATGCTACTGTACTCTTAATCATTAATCCATTGATTGCACTTATTGGGATGATGACGATTGTGTTTATGCCAAACATCTCTGCTCTCAGTGTCTTTGTTGTTGGAATGGTCATGGGCGTGTTATTCTCATTAGCACTTAATATTGCTGGAGAAATGTTCCCGCAATCCTCTGGGAAGGCAACTGGGTTTATCGGGTCTGCAAGTATGTCAGCAGGGATGACAACTGTTTTTCTTACCGGTAAATTATACCCATATACAGGGTTTCAACATCTATTTACGTTTGTGCTCATCCTTTTGAGCCTTGCGATTTGTTTAGCAACGTGGTTTAGAACGTTATATTTGAAAATGATAAAAGGAGACTTATGAATAAAATTCCACTCATTATTGATTGTGATCCTGGGATAGATGATGCGTTTGCACTCTTCTATGCAATAGGATGTTCACAATTTGATATTAAATTGATTACTACGGTTTCTGGAAATGTGAGCGTAGAAAAAACAACTGCAAATGCACTAGAAATCTTGAG
This DNA window, taken from Erysipelothrix larvae, encodes the following:
- a CDS encoding ABC transporter permease; this translates as MAKEKTNKSKVLKLEALFEVLRTLVAIGLSMLLIIIIVAIVSDNPLEAIKNLLLGPLSSFRRFGNVVELMIPLTFTGLAISIVLKSKRFNLVSDSAFFLGGMVATIIGIFSPLPAIPTLILALIAAFLAGGLVGSVPALLNSKFGSNELVTSLMLNYVVSFFVKYLFNYKVRDTSKQAMQSLPLKPGVDLPIIIPGTRIHVGIIILIALVLISGFVIYRTRWGYALRATGSNENFARYSGMKIGSIVVLAQVVGTGIAGLGGAVELIGIHKTFKWLESPGYGFDGVIISTLARGNPYNVPLAAFFLAYVRVGADILNRSSDLPAEIISVVQASIILLIAAQAFLAKFKHRLIVKRTGALETQEGGQH
- a CDS encoding ABC transporter permease → MKMLIDIIFTEQFFSGVLRLMTPIIFASLAALMSKRAGITNMAIEGTMLFAALFAVIGSALTQSVIVGVLSAIAVAVVISMTLAYFKINMKTDELLVAIALNLLATGATIFVLYLVSGERGTSAALDSLVVPRLIIPGLMEIPILGNMILGHNILVYVALLSVAVVNYILFKTPLGLRIRAVGGNPDAAVSVGVSVVKTQYIALIISGLFSGLGGAFMSMGYMTVFTRNMTAGRGYIGLAAANIGNQSPVGALLASLLFGIFDALGNNMQTLKIPVEFIYMIPYVATIVAYSIASYRVKTEKERIAKKLLKLDEGSTNT
- a CDS encoding MFS transporter gives rise to the protein MKQLILKNKSALMVTYGCMLFEGAINVLMVATMSMLQDHFEMSAASISTLITIKSIGTVATIYFSGSLSDLIGRKNIICLGSVFFMVFLIGLISTQNFYMAMFFALIGGIAHGLMDSPAISMLIDIFGRDSGPAMSFVQVFFASGSAITSTLTSLIIKKNMNWKLIYALYAIVGIVVIAIVLTARYPKRYKGEPIDANESAKREPSFMREGLLLACTTFLLSSSSAVINTWLPTFANQEKNMTLISSVELLAKLQFGNIVGALLFAYILTKVHATVLLIINPLIALIGMMTIVFMPNISALSVFVVGMVMGVLFSLALNIAGEMFPQSSGKATGFIGSASMSAGMTTVFLTGKLYPYTGFQHLFTFVLILLSLAICLATWFRTLYLKMIKGDL